From the Helicobacter pylori genome, one window contains:
- a CDS encoding lipid A deacylase LpxR family protein, with the protein MFFKFILCLSLGIFAWAKEIIPTPSTPLTPSKRYSINLMTENDGYINPYIDEYYTAGNQIGFSTKEFDFSKNKAMKWSSYLGFFNKSPRVTRFGISLAQDMYTPSLANRKLVHLHDNHPYGGYLRVNLNVYNRHQTFMELFTISLGTTGQDSLAAQTQRLIHKWGHDPQFYGWNTQLKNEFIFELHYQLLKKVPLLKTRFFSMELMPGFNVELGNARDYFQLGSLFRAGYNLDADYGVNKVNTAFDGGMPYSDKFSIYFFAGAFGRFQPLNIFIQGNSPETRGIANLEYFVYASEIGAAMMWRSFRVAFTITDISKTFQSQPKHHQIGTLELNFAF; encoded by the coding sequence TTGTTTTTCAAATTTATTTTATGTTTATCATTAGGAATATTTGCATGGGCAAAGGAAATCATTCCAACCCCTTCAACCCCACTAACGCCCTCTAAACGCTATTCTATCAATTTGATGACTGAAAATGATGGTTATATCAATCCTTACATTGATGAGTATTATACTGCAGGCAATCAAATAGGCTTTTCTACTAAAGAGTTTGATTTTTCTAAAAATAAAGCGATGAAATGGTCTTCGTATTTAGGGTTTTTCAATAAAAGCCCTAGGGTCACTCGTTTTGGCATTTCTCTCGCCCAAGACATGTATACCCCCTCACTTGCAAACAGAAAACTGGTGCATTTGCATGACAACCACCCTTATGGGGGGTATTTGAGGGTGAATTTGAACGTGTATAACCGCCATCAAACTTTCATGGAGTTATTCACGATTTCTTTAGGCACGACAGGGCAAGATTCTTTGGCCGCTCAGACACAACGTCTCATTCATAAATGGGGTCATGATCCCCAATTTTATGGCTGGAACACGCAGCTCAAAAACGAATTTATCTTTGAATTGCACTACCAATTGCTCAAAAAAGTCCCCCTTTTAAAGACTCGTTTTTTTTCTATGGAGTTGATGCCTGGGTTTAATGTGGAACTGGGGAATGCGAGGGATTATTTCCAACTCGGCTCGCTCTTTAGGGCTGGGTATAACTTGGACGCTGATTATGGGGTCAATAAGGTTAATACCGCTTTTGATGGGGGCATGCCTTATAGCGATAAGTTTTCTATCTATTTTTTTGCAGGGGCTTTTGGGCGCTTCCAACCCCTTAACATCTTCATTCAAGGCAACAGCCCTGAGACTAGAGGGATTGCTAATTTGGAATACTTTGTTTATGCTAGTGAAATAGGAGCGGCTATGATGTGGCGTAGTTTTAGGGTGGCTTTTACGATCACTGATATTAGTAAAACCTTTCAGTCCCAGCCTAAGCACCACCAAATCGGCACCTTAGAATTGAATTTCGCCTTTTGA
- a CDS encoding TIGR00366 family protein, producing MFLLRHLTSACVFLASKCLPDSFVLVALLSFVVFVLVYCLTGQDASSVISSWGNGAWTLLGFSMQMALILVLGQALASAKLVQKLLKYLASLPKGYYTALWLVTSLSLIANWINWGFGLVISTIFAKEIAKNVKGVDYRLLIASAYSGFVIWHGGLSGSIPLSVATQNESLSKISAGVIEKAIPISQTIFSSYNLIIIGIILIGLPFLMAMIHPKKEEIVEIDSKLLKDEYKEIELIDHQQDKTIAHFLENSALLSYLLVFLGFGYLGVYFFKGGGIGLNIVNMIFLFLGILLHKTPLAYVKAIDHSARSVAGILLQFPFYAGIMGMMASHNVGGHSLAQMLSLAFTHIANEKTFALMTFLSAGIVNIFIPSGGGQWAIQAPIMLPAGQSLGVDPGVVSMAIAWGDAWTNMIQPFWALPALAIAGLGAKDIMGYCVLTLIFVGLVVCGVFYFLV from the coding sequence ATGTTTTTGTTAAGGCATTTGACTTCAGCGTGCGTGTTTTTAGCGTCTAAATGTTTGCCGGACTCTTTTGTTTTGGTCGCTCTTTTGTCGTTTGTCGTGTTTGTTCTTGTTTATTGCTTGACAGGGCAGGACGCTTCGTCTGTCATTTCTAGTTGGGGGAATGGTGCTTGGACGCTTTTAGGCTTTTCTATGCAAATGGCTCTTATTTTGGTGCTGGGTCAGGCTTTAGCTAGCGCTAAATTAGTCCAAAAACTTTTAAAATACTTGGCGTCTTTGCCTAAGGGGTATTACACGGCTTTATGGTTGGTTACTTCTTTATCGTTAATCGCTAATTGGATCAACTGGGGTTTTGGCTTAGTGATTAGCACGATTTTTGCAAAAGAGATCGCCAAAAATGTTAAGGGGGTGGATTACAGGCTGCTCATTGCTAGCGCTTATTCGGGTTTTGTGATCTGGCATGGGGGTTTATCAGGCTCTATCCCTTTAAGCGTTGCCACCCAAAATGAAAGTCTATCCAAAATAAGCGCCGGGGTGATTGAAAAAGCTATCCCTATCAGTCAGACGATTTTTTCCTCTTATAATTTGATCATTATAGGGATCATTCTTATAGGGTTACCCTTTTTAATGGCAATGATCCACCCTAAAAAAGAAGAAATCGTTGAAATTGATTCAAAGCTTTTAAAAGACGAATACAAAGAGATTGAACTCATTGACCACCAACAAGATAAAACGATCGCGCATTTTTTGGAAAACAGCGCTTTGCTTTCTTATCTTTTGGTTTTTTTGGGTTTTGGGTATCTTGGTGTTTATTTTTTTAAAGGGGGAGGGATTGGTTTAAACATTGTCAATATGATTTTCCTTTTTTTAGGGATTTTGCTCCATAAAACCCCTTTAGCTTATGTGAAAGCGATCGATCATTCCGCTAGGAGCGTGGCTGGGATTTTACTCCAATTCCCTTTTTACGCTGGGATTATGGGGATGATGGCAAGCCATAACGTGGGGGGGCATTCTTTAGCGCAAATGCTTTCTTTAGCCTTCACGCACATCGCTAACGAAAAAACTTTCGCGCTCATGACTTTTTTGAGTGCGGGGATTGTCAATATTTTTATTCCGTCTGGTGGGGGGCAATGGGCGATTCAAGCTCCTATCATGCTCCCTGCTGGGCAAAGCTTAGGGGTGGATCCGGGCGTGGTTTCTATGGCTATCGCTTGGGGAGACGCTTGGACGAACATGATACAGCCTTTTTGGGCTTTGCCTGCGTTAGCCATTGCGGGTTTGGGCGCTAAGGATATTATGGGCTATTGCGTTTTGACTTTAATTTTTGTAGGCTTAGTGGTGTGCGGGGTGTTTTATTTTTTGGTGTGA
- a CDS encoding 3-oxoacid CoA-transferase subunit B yields the protein MREAIIKRAAKELKEGMYVNLGIGLPTLVANEVSGMNIVFQSENGLLGIGAYPLEGGVDADLINAGKETITVVPGASFFNSADSFAMIRGGHIDLAILGGMEVSQNGDLANWMIPKKLIKGMGGAMDLVHGAKKVIVIMEHCNKYGESKVKKECSLPLTGKGVVHQLITDLAVFEFSNNAMKLVELQEGVSLDQVKEKTEAEFEVRL from the coding sequence ATGAGAGAGGCTATCATTAAAAGAGCGGCAAAGGAATTGAAAGAGGGCATGTATGTGAATTTAGGGATAGGCTTGCCCACGCTGGTGGCCAATGAAGTGAGCGGCATGAATATCGTTTTCCAAAGCGAGAACGGGCTATTAGGGATTGGCGCTTACCCTTTAGAAGGGGGCGTTGATGCGGATCTTATCAATGCAGGAAAGGAAACCATAACCGTGGTGCCGGGCGCTTCGTTTTTCAATAGCGCGGATTCGTTTGCGATGATTCGTGGGGGGCATATTGATTTAGCGATTTTAGGGGGGATGGAAGTCTCACAAAATGGGGATTTGGCTAATTGGATGATCCCTAAAAAGCTCATAAAAGGCATGGGAGGGGCTATGGATTTGGTGCATGGCGCTAAAAAAGTGATCGTCATCATGGAGCATTGCAACAAATACGGGGAGTCTAAAGTGAAAAAAGAATGCTCATTGCCCTTAACGGGAAAAGGCGTGGTGCATCAATTGATAACGGATTTAGCGGTGTTTGAGTTTTCCAATAACGCCATGAAATTAGTGGAATTGCAAGAAGGGGTCAGCCTTGATCAAGTGAAAGAAAAGACAGAAGCTGAATTTGAGGTGCGCTTATAG
- a CDS encoding CoA transferase subunit A: MNKVITDLDKALNGLKDGDTILVGGFGLCGIPEYAIDYIYKKGIKDLIVVSNNCGVDDFGLGILLEKKQIKKIIASYVGENKIFESQMLNGEIEVVLTPQGTLAENLRAGGAGIPAYYTPTGVGTLIAQGKESREFNGKEYILERAITGDYGLIKAYKSDTLGNLVFRKTARNFNPLCAMASKICVAEVEEIVPAGELDPDEIHLPGIYVQHIYKGEKFEKRIEKITTRSTK; the protein is encoded by the coding sequence ATGAATAAGGTTATAACCGATTTAGACAAAGCGTTGAACGGGTTAAAAGACGGAGACACTATTTTAGTGGGCGGTTTTGGGCTGTGTGGGATACCCGAATACGCCATTGATTACATTTATAAGAAAGGCATTAAGGATCTAATTGTCGTGAGCAATAATTGCGGCGTTGATGACTTTGGGTTGGGTATTCTTTTAGAAAAAAAGCAGATTAAAAAGATTATCGCTTCCTATGTGGGGGAAAATAAGATTTTTGAATCGCAAATGTTGAATGGAGAAATTGAAGTCGTTTTGACACCGCAAGGCACGCTGGCTGAAAACTTGCGCGCTGGAGGGGCTGGGATACCCGCTTATTACACCCCAACAGGGGTTGGGACTCTGATCGCTCAAGGCAAGGAATCAAGGGAGTTTAACGGCAAGGAGTATATTTTAGAAAGAGCCATAACGGGCGATTACGGGCTTATCAAAGCCTATAAAAGCGACACTCTTGGGAATTTGGTGTTTAGAAAAACGGCCCGAAATTTCAACCCCTTGTGCGCGATGGCGTCAAAAATATGCGTCGCTGAAGTGGAAGAAATTGTCCCGGCTGGGGAATTAGACCCAGATGAAATACACTTGCCAGGAATCTATGTGCAGCACATCTATAAGGGCGAGAAATTTGAAAAACGGATAGAAAAAATCACCACAAGGAGCACGAAATGA
- a CDS encoding acetyl-CoA C-acetyltransferase, with amino-acid sequence MNEVVVVAAKRSAVGSFLGSLKNVGAREMGVSVLKDALNASSLEPSDVDSVILGNVLGAGLGQNIARQIQLDSGIPNDRNAFSVNMVCGSSMKAIQLAHDSIMLGRDEVVVCGGVENMSAAPYLSFDMREGKRMGNANMIDSMIHDGLWDAFNDYHMGITADNVAQAYHISREDQDAFALQSQLKARAAINAGKFQEEITPIEIANKKGVVVFKEDEYPRDTTLESLAKLKPAFKKDGSVTAGNSSGINDGASIIILCSTKKAQKLGLKTMATIKGFGLGGCSPDIMGICPSIAIKNNLKNVKMNLNDINLFELNEAFAAQSIAVLKELELNPNIVNVNGGAIAIGHPIGASGARILVTLLHEMKRSGHGVGCASLCVGGGQGLSVVVEQK; translated from the coding sequence ATGAATGAAGTGGTTGTAGTGGCGGCAAAGCGTAGTGCTGTAGGGAGTTTTTTAGGCTCTCTGAAGAATGTGGGCGCTAGAGAAATGGGCGTTAGCGTGCTTAAAGACGCTTTGAATGCGAGCTCTCTTGAGCCTAGCGATGTGGATTCTGTCATTTTAGGCAATGTCTTAGGCGCTGGTTTGGGTCAAAATATCGCCAGGCAGATCCAACTGGATTCTGGCATCCCTAATGACAGAAACGCTTTTAGCGTCAATATGGTTTGCGGATCGTCTATGAAAGCTATCCAATTAGCGCATGACAGCATCATGCTTGGGCGCGATGAAGTGGTGGTGTGCGGTGGCGTGGAGAACATGAGCGCAGCGCCTTATCTGTCGTTTGACATGCGAGAGGGGAAAAGAATGGGGAATGCGAACATGATAGATTCTATGATACATGACGGATTATGGGACGCGTTCAATGATTACCACATGGGGATCACCGCTGATAATGTCGCTCAAGCATACCACATAAGCCGAGAAGATCAAGACGCATTCGCACTCCAATCGCAACTCAAAGCGAGAGCCGCCATTAATGCGGGGAAATTCCAAGAAGAAATCACGCCTATTGAAATAGCGAATAAAAAAGGCGTGGTGGTTTTTAAAGAAGACGAATACCCTAGAGACACGACGCTAGAATCCCTTGCAAAGCTCAAACCCGCCTTTAAAAAAGACGGATCGGTAACGGCAGGAAATTCATCAGGGATCAATGATGGCGCGAGTATTATCATTTTATGCAGCACTAAAAAAGCGCAAAAATTGGGGTTAAAAACAATGGCCACCATCAAGGGGTTTGGTTTGGGTGGTTGCAGTCCGGATATTATGGGCATATGCCCAAGCATCGCTATTAAAAACAATCTTAAAAATGTCAAAATGAATCTCAACGACATCAATCTTTTTGAACTCAATGAAGCCTTTGCCGCGCAAAGCATTGCCGTGTTAAAAGAGCTTGAATTAAACCCCAATATCGTGAATGTGAATGGAGGCGCGATAGCGATTGGCCACCCTATTGGCGCGAGCGGTGCTAGGATATTAGTGACTTTATTGCATGAAATGAAAAGGAGCGGGCATGGCGTGGGTTGCGCGTCATTGTGCGTGGGTGGCGGTCAAGGGCTATCAGTGGTAGTGGAACAAAAATAA
- a CDS encoding diacylglycerol kinase yields the protein MSDFKVPPKAKGFKRLFKALFYSKDGLKCAWAEESAFRQIVILALFCIVLASYLTKDFLEWGLLILPCFLSVVIELINSSIEKAVDFTGTEFHPLAKKAKDMASSAQLIGLIFWALIWGRYLLTLYFN from the coding sequence ATGAGTGATTTCAAAGTCCCCCCCAAAGCTAAAGGGTTTAAACGCCTTTTTAAAGCCCTTTTTTATTCTAAAGACGGGCTTAAATGCGCGTGGGCTGAAGAGAGCGCGTTCAGGCAAATTGTCATCTTGGCTCTTTTTTGCATCGTTCTAGCGAGCTATCTGACTAAAGATTTTTTAGAATGGGGGCTATTGATCTTGCCTTGCTTTTTATCGGTTGTGATTGAACTCATCAATAGCTCCATTGAAAAGGCTGTGGATTTTACTGGCACCGAGTTCCACCCTTTAGCTAAAAAGGCTAAAGACATGGCCAGTTCGGCCCAACTGATAGGGCTTATTTTTTGGGCTTTGATTTGGGGGCGTTACCTTTTAACGCTTTATTTTAATTAA
- the gyrA gene encoding DNA topoisomerase (ATP-hydrolyzing) subunit A — protein MQDHLVDETKNIVEVGIDSSIEESYLAYSMSVIIGRALPDARDGLKPVHRRILYAMHELGLTSKVAYKKSARIVGDVIGKYHPHGDTAVYDALVRMAQDFSMRLELVDGQGNFGSIDGDNAAAMRYTEARMTKASEEILRDIDKDTIDFVPNYDDTLKEPDILPSRLPNLLVNGANGIAVGMATSIPPHRIDEIIDALAHVLENPNAELDEILEFVKGPDFPTGGIIYGKTGIIEAYKTGRGRVKVRAKVHVEKTKNKEIIVLDEMPFQTNKAKLVEQISDLAREKQIEGISEVRDESDREGIRVVIELKRDAMSEIVLNHLYKLTTMETTFSIILLAIYNKEPKIFTLLELLRLFLNHRKTIIIRRTIFELEKAKARAHILEGYLIALDNIDEIVQLIKTSPSPEAAKNALMERFSLSEIQSKAILEMRLQRLTGLERDKIKEEYQNLLELIDDLNGILKSEDRLNEVVKTELLEVKEQFSSPRRTEIQESYESIDTEDLIANEPMVVSMSYKGYVKRVDLKAYEKQNRGGKGKLSGSTYEDDFIENFFVANTHDILLFITNKGQLYHLKVYKIPEASRIAMGKAIVNLISLAPDEKIMATLSTKDFSDERSLAFFTKNGVVKRTNLSEFGGNRSYSGIRAIVLDEGDELVGAKVVDKNAKHLLIASHLGIFIKFPLEDVREIGRTTRGVRGIKLNENDFVVGAVVISDDSNKLLSVSENGLGKQTLAEAYREQSRGGKGVIGMKLTQKTGNLVGVISVDDENLDLMILTASAKMIRVSIKDIRETGRNASGVKLINTADKVVYVNSCPKEEEPENLETSSAQNLFE, from the coding sequence ATGCAAGATCATTTAGTTGATGAAACAAAAAATATTGTAGAAGTGGGGATTGATTCTTCTATTGAAGAGAGCTATTTGGCTTATTCCATGAGCGTGATCATAGGGCGTGCCTTACCGGACGCTAGAGACGGCTTAAAGCCTGTTCATAGGCGTATTTTGTATGCGATGCATGAATTAGGCCTTACTTCCAAAGTCGCTTATAAAAAAAGCGCTAGGATCGTGGGTGATGTGATTGGTAAATACCACCCCCATGGCGACACCGCAGTTTATGATGCGCTAGTGAGAATGGCGCAAGATTTTTCCATGCGCTTGGAATTAGTGGATGGGCAAGGCAACTTTGGCTCTATTGATGGCGATAACGCTGCAGCGATGCGTTACACTGAAGCCAGAATGACCAAGGCGAGTGAAGAAATTTTAAGGGATATTGATAAAGACACCATTGATTTTGTGCCTAATTACGATGACACCTTAAAAGAGCCAGATATTCTACCAAGCCGTCTGCCTAACCTTTTAGTCAATGGGGCTAATGGGATCGCCGTAGGGATGGCGACTTCTATCCCCCCCCACAGGATTGATGAAATCATAGACGCTTTAGCGCATGTCTTAGAAAACCCTAACGCTGAATTAGATGAAATTTTGGAATTTGTCAAAGGGCCTGATTTTCCTACTGGTGGGATCATCTATGGCAAGACTGGCATTATTGAAGCCTATAAAACGGGGCGAGGGCGTGTGAAAGTGCGGGCTAAAGTGCATGTGGAAAAAACAAAAAATAAAGAAATCATCGTTTTAGATGAAATGCCTTTTCAAACCAATAAAGCCAAATTAGTGGAACAAATCAGCGATTTAGCACGAGAAAAACAAATTGAAGGCATTAGCGAAGTGCGCGATGAGAGCGATAGAGAGGGCATTAGAGTGGTGATTGAATTAAAAAGAGACGCGATGAGTGAAATTGTCTTAAACCACCTCTACAAACTCACCACCATGGAGACCACTTTTAGCATCATTTTACTCGCTATTTACAATAAAGAGCCTAAGATTTTCACGCTTTTAGAGTTGTTGCGCCTTTTCTTAAACCATAGAAAGACCATTATTATAAGACGCACGATTTTTGAATTGGAAAAGGCTAAGGCCAGAGCGCATATTTTAGAGGGTTATTTGATCGCACTAGACAATATTGATGAAATCGTACAACTCATTAAAACAAGCCCAAGCCCAGAAGCGGCTAAAAACGCCTTAATGGAGCGTTTTAGTTTGAGCGAAATCCAAAGCAAAGCCATTTTAGAAATGCGTTTGCAACGCTTGACAGGCCTTGAAAGAGATAAGATCAAAGAAGAATACCAAAACCTGCTAGAGCTTATTGATGATCTCAATGGCATTTTAAAGAGCGAAGATCGCTTGAATGAAGTCGTCAAAACCGAGCTTTTAGAAGTCAAAGAGCAGTTTTCTTCTCCAAGGCGCACTGAAATTCAAGAATCTTACGAAAGCATTGATACAGAAGATTTGATCGCTAATGAGCCTATGGTGGTGAGCATGAGCTATAAAGGCTATGTGAAAAGAGTGGATTTAAAAGCTTATGAAAAGCAAAATCGTGGAGGTAAGGGCAAGCTTTCAGGCAGCACTTATGAAGACGATTTCATTGAAAACTTTTTTGTGGCTAACACGCATGATATTTTGCTCTTTATCACCAATAAGGGGCAATTGTATCATTTGAAAGTCTATAAAATCCCAGAAGCGAGCCGGATCGCTATGGGTAAAGCTATTGTGAATTTAATTTCGCTCGCTCCGGATGAAAAAATCATGGCAACTCTAAGCACTAAAGATTTTAGCGATGAACGCTCTTTAGCTTTCTTCACGAAAAATGGCGTGGTGAAGCGCACCAATTTGAGCGAATTTGGCGGTAATAGGAGTTATAGCGGTATCAGAGCGATTGTTTTGGATGAAGGCGATGAATTAGTGGGCGCAAAAGTTGTGGATAAAAACGCCAAGCATTTGCTCATCGCATCGCATTTGGGTATTTTCATTAAATTCCCTTTAGAAGACGTGCGCGAGATCGGAAGAACTACTCGTGGGGTTAGAGGGATTAAGCTGAATGAAAATGATTTTGTTGTCGGCGCGGTCGTCATTAGCGATGATAGCAACAAGCTTTTGAGCGTGAGCGAGAACGGGCTTGGCAAGCAAACTCTAGCCGAAGCGTATAGAGAGCAATCTCGTGGAGGTAAGGGGGTCATTGGCATGAAACTCACTCAAAAGACCGGTAATTTGGTGGGCGTTATCAGCGTGGATGATGAGAACCTGGATTTGATGATCCTTACCGCGAGCGCGAAAATGATTAGAGTTTCTATTAAAGATATTAGAGAAACCGGAAGAAATGCCAGTGGGGTAAAACTCATAAACACCGCTGATAAAGTCGTGTATGTCAATTCTTGCCCTAAAGAAGAAGAGCCAGAAAATTTAGAAACCTCTTCAGCGCAAAATTTGTTTGAGTGA
- the flgR gene encoding transcriptional activator FlgR translates to MKIAIVEDDINMRKSLELFFELQDDLEIVSFKNPKDALAKLDESFDLVITDINMPHMDGLEFLRLLEGKYESIVITGNATLNKAIDSIRLGVKDFFQKPFKPELLLESIYRTKKVLEFQKKHPLEKPLKKAPKHSFLATSKALEATKRQALKVASTDANVMLLGESGVGKEVFAHFIHQHSQRSKHPFIAINMSAIPEHLLESELFGYQKGAFTDATAPKMGLFESANKGTIFLDEIAEMPLQLQSKLLRVVQEKEITRLGDNKSVKIDVRFISATNANMKEKIASKEFREDLFFRLQIVPITIAPLRERTEEILPIAEIKLKEVCEAYHLGPKSFSKNAAKRLLEYSWHGNVRELLGVVERAAILSEETEIQEKDLFLER, encoded by the coding sequence ATGAAAATCGCTATTGTAGAAGATGATATTAACATGCGTAAAAGCCTGGAGCTTTTTTTTGAGCTTCAGGACGATTTAGAAATTGTGAGTTTTAAAAACCCTAAAGATGCGCTAGCGAAACTTGATGAGAGCTTTGATTTAGTCATCACGGATATTAACATGCCCCATATGGACGGCTTGGAATTTTTACGCCTTTTAGAGGGCAAGTATGAATCCATTGTGATTACCGGTAATGCGACTTTGAATAAAGCCATTGATTCCATTCGTTTAGGCGTGAAAGACTTTTTCCAAAAGCCTTTTAAACCAGAATTGCTTTTAGAATCCATCTATCGCACTAAAAAAGTTTTAGAATTTCAAAAAAAACACCCTTTAGAAAAACCTTTAAAAAAAGCCCCCAAACACAGCTTTTTAGCCACTTCAAAAGCTTTAGAAGCAACCAAACGGCAGGCCTTAAAAGTCGCAAGCACGGACGCTAATGTCATGCTATTAGGCGAAAGCGGGGTGGGTAAGGAGGTTTTTGCTCATTTTATCCACCAGCATTCCCAGCGCTCCAAGCACCCTTTTATAGCGATCAACATGTCCGCAATCCCAGAGCATTTATTAGAAAGCGAGCTTTTTGGGTATCAAAAAGGGGCGTTCACGGACGCCACAGCGCCTAAAATGGGGCTTTTTGAGAGCGCTAATAAAGGCACGATCTTTTTAGATGAAATCGCTGAAATGCCCCTTCAATTGCAAAGCAAACTTTTAAGAGTGGTTCAAGAAAAAGAAATCACGCGCCTTGGGGATAATAAGAGCGTTAAAATTGATGTTCGTTTCATTTCTGCTACCAACGCTAACATGAAAGAAAAAATCGCTTCAAAAGAATTTAGAGAAGATTTGTTTTTCCGCTTGCAAATCGTGCCTATAACTATCGCTCCTTTAAGAGAGAGGACAGAAGAGATTTTACCCATTGCTGAAATCAAGCTTAAAGAAGTGTGCGAGGCGTATCATTTGGGGCCAAAATCTTTTTCAAAAAACGCCGCAAAACGCCTTTTAGAATATTCTTGGCATGGGAACGTGCGAGAGCTTTTAGGCGTCGTGGAAAGAGCGGCGATTTTAAGCGAAGAAACAGAAATCCAAGAGAAGGATTTGTTTTTGGAAAGGTAG